In Papaver somniferum cultivar HN1 chromosome 1, ASM357369v1, whole genome shotgun sequence, a genomic segment contains:
- the LOC113359124 gene encoding uncharacterized protein LOC113359124, with translation MFRNEVETTEHLLFHFPYAKTVWNSSPNPVTLNLDTSITIVDLCKKWMTNPRTDISIELLLTKMWFIWKERCDKIFEDKTKNANILALEIQRHVEFWSTRKRKTTKSKQVQKNKLNPKWKAPNIDTLKINVDASWISEVLPSTCAFILRNYTRDCERGRAGQAAGSDPQEAEPIGVLQAAIWAKERKIQNFSIEGDCESIFIYIHGKNSDISGRTKAYINEANRISHLCNNFLGFFFVPRLGNQVADILAKSVRPLNSTVEWGTSPPVCSRKQLLVDKSNIGNSPNPRLDGSTSFVTSTLSES, from the coding sequence ATGTTTAGGAATGAAGTAGAAACAACAGAACATCTTCTTTTCCATTTTCCTTATGCTAAGACAGTATGGAACTCTTCTCCTAATCCTGTCACTCTAAATCTAGATACCTCAATTACGATTGTAGATCTTTGCAAAAAATGGATGACTAATCCTAGGACTGACATTTCCATTGAATTACTTCTCACTAAAATGTGGTTCATCTGGAAAGAAAGGTGTGATAAAATCTTTGAGGACAAAACTAAAAATGCTAATATTCTAGCCTTAGAAATACAAAGACATGTAGAATTTTGGTCTacgagaaaaagaaaaactaccaAGTCTAAACAGGtgcaaaagaataaattaaatcctAAATGGAAGGCTCCGAATATAGATACCCTAAAGATCAATGTAGATGCATCTTGGATCTCAGAAGTATTACCATCTACTTGTGCTTTTATCTTGAGAAATTatacaagagattgtgaaagAGGAAGAGCAGGACAAGCAGCAGGTTCTGACCCACAAGAGGCAGAGCCTATAGGAGTGTTGCAGGCGGCCATATGGGCTAAGGAAAGGAAGATTCAGAACTTCAGTATCGAAGGCGATTGCGAGAGTATTTTCATTTACATCCATGGGAAAAATTCAGACATCTCCGGGAGAACTAAAGCTTATATTAATGAAGCAAATAGAATATCTCATCTCTGCAATAATTTTCTGGGTTTCTTTTTTGTTCCTAGATTAGGCAATCAAGTAGCGGATATTTTGGCAAAGTCTGTTAGGCCTTTGAATTCGACTGTTGAATGGGGAACTTCTCCACCGGTTTGTAGCAGAAAACAACTtctagtagataaatctaatattgggAACTCTCCTAATCCcagattagatggctctacttcttTTGTAACCTCGACTCTTTCCGAGTCTTAG